In Thunnus thynnus chromosome 4, fThuThy2.1, whole genome shotgun sequence, the DNA window cactttATGATCagatattgttttatttttaaacacaacacactgaaTTATTGAACAATGACACATTACATATTACTGAAcacttacattttatttattttcttattaactAGTAAAACTACACTTTCTGAACAATTATAGTTTTAAGCAGTGTATTGGTAGTTATTTAATATGCTACCTAACTGATCAATAATTATAGGTACAAGCTAATAACAAGGTATATCATATATGCTATCTTATTGAACAATTGCAGCTAGCAACTTAACTCAAATATGCACTAGGCACCTCTCTCCAGTTCTCTCCAGGCTGTTGTGCTGCTTGGCTGGCAGTGACTAGTTGCTCAATGGTTTCCTCCAGATATTGGCACTGTTCTCATTCACACTGCAGTGCACACTGCCACCATCAGCTGTGTGTCCCCACTAGTTCCAGAAAGTCCATTCCTTGCATACGTAAATATGATGAATCATAAATTGGCGAGGAAATCCTCTTCATTTTCACTGTTCAACTGCGTTGTCACTGAGCTGGAACCAGCAGAAGAGGATGGAGTGGCGTTAAAGCTGTACGCTGCTGTGGTCCCAAACTGCTGCATAACTTCACTTGGTAGTTTATGCTGGTAACAGGTATGACCAGCCAGCTTCAGTCCATACTGCACCAGGAGTATGGAGTTGAGAGTGTGACATGCCAAAGGACATGCCGTGCAGTTATTCACTTCAACAGAACAGGTTGACTACTCTGCTGCAAAATGATGTTAAGAGGTGTACCAGATCCAAAAGCTTGCCAGGATCTGTTTGCTCTCCCTCAAATGACGTCACTGCAACTTGTATGTCAGCGAGGATTGATTTCAAGAATGTCAGATAGACATAGTTGGTCTTGTCTACATACATGGTGTGGAGCACATCCGCCATGTAGCAATGCTCACTGGCCTTGGTCAACTCAAAGTGGAGTTTCAGTTCTTCCCACTGGCTCAATATATGAGTTACAGCAGGCTCAATTGATAGCCAACATGTGGCACAGACTTTGGTGATCTGCAGGGGTTTCTGGCCACAATTAATGGCAGCATACACTGCTTTGTATGCCTCCTACCATTTTAAGGAAATCGAAAACCAGTTGGTTTCCTTGATTAAGTACTCAACACTCCTAGGGATTTCTTTGGATGCTGCACTGACAGCCAGTTGTAAAGAATGGCACACACAGTGGATGAGTACCAATGGCCATTGCCATAGTAGCCTCTGCAGTTTTGCAGTTATCCACATTCTTAACCAACTGTAATGCAGACTGTGTTGCAGGGTTGTAcagttttgatttatttatatgcTTTGCTGTAGCACAATGTTTTTTGATGTCATACATTTTTGCAAGCATATCTGATTTGTAGTACACACAGTATGCCTGACAGTCATCCCCATGTACTGGCTTCAGCCACCCTTTAAATTCAGGTACATGTTGATTGATGTTGTAAGTTCTGTTCAAGATCAAACATTCATGACCAactatatttattgtattttaacttTGGTTGTTGAACTATTTAAACTTATcaagtttaacttttaactaaCCACCAGAGAAACACatatgcattttttctttaaattaaatgttgaaAAGCTTTTTCAACACTAGCTGCAGGGAGTGTTGTAGTATGTAGTAACATTACTGAGAGGATTTAGCCCTCTTCAGATTGTTGATGCTACTTTGTGGAGGAAATTCtaaatttgtcttatttttttaaattgtaatttcCTAACCAAATATTTGTACTCTGAATTGAATGAGTTTAAATGATTTGACCAAAAAATGTAAGTTTGTCTCGTCAAACATATGCTACTGCTGCTGTAGTCAGCCAACAATGATTGTTGCTACTGTCACTACTGCTGATATCACTCACAATGCACTTTTGCAGCCAGGCTGGTTTTTGTGTCATTTAGAGGGAAAACACACGCATTTTAGCATTTGGGAAACTTTTCAAAAGTTGTCAAAAGTTCCAAATAAATTCTAAAAGTAGCTAAATTTGCTGCTAGgtactttttgaaaaaaaagttgccaGGGTAATCTGAAAAGTTGCTACATCTAGCAACAAAATTGCTAAATTCACATCATTGCAACAGATACTTCCCAAAAGATGATATGCCAGAGAGATACGACTGGATACGTCAGCCTTTCACCCCCTCCAGTGTGCAATACCTGTTGTCGGAACTGAGGATGTCCTGTTGGACCTCTCTTCTGACCGCACATACAGACTGCTTTCGCATCATGCACACTGGAACAATTCTGGCTGTCAGTAGCTGTGGAATACTCAGGACTATCAAAAGCTGCAATGGATGTACTCTTTACTTTGGATCtacatatttatgttaaaatatattttatttatgttaaaagacattttccaCACTGACATTCATCAAGAACATAAAGATAACGACCCTTCAGAGATGAAGATGATCTTTGTGTGGCAGTCTCCTATTTAAAACCAAGAATACAGTTGCAGTTGTTCAAATAGGCAGGTCCAGCCATCCCACTAAAATGTGTGAGGGTAAGTGAATGATGTCCCTGCTGCATGacgggaaaaaaagaaaaagaatcaaCTGATTGATATTAGGCAACCAGCCTTTAAATGGAAGTCTGTAAAAAACAGATAGAATCTCCATTATTACAggaaaatgtaatgaatgaactgatatgaaaacagtTCTTCAACTAAGGCCTGTAAGGCCACTGATTCgctctgaaaaaaataaataccattcaaatgtatatatatttctgtaccGCCGCCCTGTGTTTGCTCATAAAACTGAGAGGTTTTGCTTGACACCAGTTTTGTATTCAGGGAACAGTTTATCTGCAGATGAGACTCATTTTTCCTGCAGCTGGACATGTAGACTTTAGTACTGACACAGTCTTTTTCTGCCCTCTTGTGGTCAATACTGGTACAAGCTTTATCTCAACTTGAAACTGGAGCTTGACATTATCACCCACGCAAACTGAAATGCTAAATTGAGTCCTTGACTCTGTGATGCACCAACAAAGGTCTGCTGTGTAAATTTACATCTTATTTTCTTGTGACTCTCTGTTGAACAGAACTGACAAATTGAGATTCATGTTGTTTTGAGATGTGATGCAAGTGTTTTGCATCACATCTTTCACTTTACATACTCTGTTTTAATACATGTTAACAGGCTCAGTTACCTAAGTAATATGAGAATGTATTTCtatctattattattctttttggCCTAAAGCAGACATGTTGGCTGTTGACTGTGAAGGTGCTGTTATTTCAATAAATCTAAAAACACTACTTAAAGCCAAAATTGAATTAGTTGTTGTTCTGTCTGAGGGCAAAGCAATTGTCTTCCTGTGGGGGGTTTGCAACTtgaaaaggttgagaaccactggtttaaatGATAATTTTGACTAGTCCTTGCAATCCTGTTTTCACAGTGATAGAAGTTTGGAGATACATCTTGGCTCTCTGAGGTAAGAAGATCCTCTGGGATACATTTTCCCGGTGATTAGTTGACTTAATTATACACACTGGGAATAGACTACTTCTACCAGACTGAGGTTGCTTGGGGGataagagggaggaagaaaaatgaagaaggagggaaggaggagagaaatgtAAGATACTAGGAGAAGTGATGGAAAGTGAGAGTTGATAAAGAGGCACATGGATTGtgagcaaaggaaaataaagtgaaacagAGATGCAGACTGACCTATAGAGTCGCCATCGGTCGGGCGAATTAAGGGTCCAAATATCCAAGAcgttctcttcctcctcatcagtCATAGCCGTGGTCTTCCCCAGCTCTTTCTTGATTTTgctctttatctttctcttctGCTCCCGTTGTATCTGTACAGACCAGAACAGGGTAATGTGTGAACTTCAGACCCTCAGTTCATTAACTGTTTAACCTGCTTTAAATTCTAGCTAATCTGGtaaattgttttgttctgtaatttaaacgcacaatatgtaatttcagccgctaggggtctctcaatcaaaacaataacaaaagacagagcgTGACGGTATGAAGTAGCAatggatcatgggagttgttgtcttcatcgttaaataaccagcttcaccgggataggattactccagtgttaatcattcgggatgtttttaccgggagccgaattacccACAGAGGtatcctcctctccagaacaaacggacccggagattacaggtaaaaacactaaataaagctgtttcacttaaaaaatcagctgagctgctgctaacacttgttcggtttatttctcttataactttagatccagacgttcagcAGATTTCTCccgggagctgaattatccgcagaggtctcctctccaaaaacaaacgtacatgcagattaaaatcattaaaatactaattaaagctgtttcacctaaaaaaacaatatttctccgacgaggtttggtgaccaccggacttcctggaggggctgttagccgagctgctgctaacgtttgcccagtttatttatctgataacttaagatccaaaCGTCCAATGacaaaatccttcttccggctaaaatatatagttaaaagcgacctaaatttatcatgaaacagtttctgtggaacagCCACAACGCCAATGTGttttcttgtatgtgtgtaagttactctttggtagacaccattgtagcggacaaacacagcaccgccacatgcatcttgtgcatgtttactctttggtagaggaggtaagacgccattgacaggcgaccaaatgaaacagtccgttactttgattaaattacagatttctctgggtttgaaaattgttggaaacatttgggataatctaagtacacaactcaacaaaatatataacctaggtctagttgtttttagacattttaatgtggaataattacatattatacctttaagtAGGATGGTGCATCCTACTTCAGCATTAGCCTTGGAATCCATTGTAACTGCTGTGAATCCAAGCTGACTACAGCTGCCTTTCTTTGCACACAAGCAAGAGACCTTTATAGCCTACTGAAAGTATTTGATACTCAAAAGAAAGATTTTTGATGAAGTATTCCTTTAAGCAAGGCACTTAATTGTGTTTCTGTTGACCATTTACTGTAaacacatatatgcatatacatCTACTCCCACCAAACCAATCAACTATTGCCCTTCATAACCACATTCTCAATCAATTTATTAAGGGATTGCAAAAAAGTTTGAACTAGTGAACTCATTACAATCTCGACATGAAAATTCTTATCTTGATTTTACCTCCCATCCTTGCTCACTCTGCTCAGCCTTTATTTCAGATTTATCCAGGTTCATAGCCAGCATCAGTTCTTGCACTTCTCTGACAGTATCCTCCATGACTTCCCTCTTTCTGCCATCTCTACCACCTCTGGGAACAATGTTGTCATCAATAATCCTCTCCGCCTGGATCAGATCTGCCTCCTCTGCGATTTCAATGaggtcctcttcctcctgctccatTGGTTCTTCTGCTGCTATATCTAACACGTAGCATCAGAATGATTTCATTCACCCAGTACAATTGAAGTACAgaattttagttttcatttccAACTTATAAAGTTGCATGTGCAtaataatacacaaaaaaatgtcctcaaatacagtaaaatagcACAGAAACTGAGTGAGGGGACAGACAATATCAGTCTACATtcaatatattgtatgtactgtatattctatGATAAATGGTGGATGTTCTTGGTAAATTTCAGATGTGGTCTGGCTGAACTGGGAGCTGGATTATTTATCATTGTGTAGCTACAAAATCCTGCTGCTTTGAGTTTAGAATTTAATGATCCTTTTTGAAAGCTCTTAAGTGTCAATTTCAGCTGGTTTGGAGAGAGCTGAAATGGAGCAGCCAGGGCTGGTGTGAATACAAATTGCTTTGAAAGTATAATGACAGAAGTACTCTTTCAATGTTTTAGTGGAGCTCCACTTATAGTAAAAGGCTTACCGTCATTTGcactctctgtctccctctgcagGAAGGCGGTGGAACCCAAACCCAACCACTCCATAATCAGACTGGGCTTCTTATTCCGGGTCTCAAAACCATCCTCCATCTAAAAATTGTTTCGTAAATATGAACTGATAAGTTAATAACATCTTATCTTCTGTCTAGCTCAgtttacacatttacatgttttgtttttgttttgtttttaatccagTTTGACTCACAAGTGGTTCTTGCAGACTGTTCCAGTGTCTGTCTGAAATGAACCTCTGAAGAAAGGTTTCACGCAGAATGCCTTTCAGAGAACACTCAAGCTTCACACTTTGATTTTGaatctccctctcttcctgaCACAGCTGCTTGTAAAtctgtcatgtcatgaataggACAATTAGGTGGAGAAATCACACGACAATGTATGAAATATACAAAAAGATAAGGTACACCATATCCAGAACATCAATATGATAAACTTACAATTGTGAATCTGAAGTCTATAATaagcttaataataataatggtttATTAAAAACCTATAATATCCAGTCATACATTCTAATCACTCACTGTAGGTCAGGCAGTTCCTCATACAATATGAGCTCACCTCATTAAACGCACCACGCAGATAAGGCGGCAGCGTTCGTCTGAAGTCATGTGAGTGCATCAGCTCCCTGAGATTGAAACGTTTCAGGACCTCACTGTTGCTGCGGCCTCCCACTCGCACAATGCCCGTCGGCAGGAATTTATGGATACCTTGGATGCAGAGGCAAACAAAGTGCACACAGGTTATTTGTCTTACATCGCCCATTCCAGCGCATCAAGCTGGAGTTTTctaagaaaaatattaaagatttgAAGTATATATCTATAGCATATTAACAAACATTCCACcatataaacaaatacagctgccaagattttttatttgttttaggaataaatacacacattttgttgACAGGAGACCTGAATGCATTTTCAAATCATTTGATGAACCACTCAAAAAACTTGTCAAATAGATttgatattataatattataatgaaCTGGCATCACTGCTCACCCTCAAGGAACTGATCCAGAGCATGGTTAGTGTAACACACTACCAGCATCGGAGAGTTGCCATATCGATTTCTCCAAAGATCCCGATTGGTCAAAAGAGCCTGAGCAATCTTTAGTCCAACGTAGGTTTTTCCTGAGGAAATGTAAGCAGAGTTGCAcgattttcaaatgttttaagagGCAAGTAAAACTTTTTAATTCTTAGAATTCTGTCATTTtacaaatgtgtaaaatacattttacactaCTAATTCACAAATTAATTAGTTTATGCTTCCAACAATGGCTTTTGAGTGTGTTACCAGTGCCAGGAGGTCCCTGTAAGATGGCCAACTCCTTAGTGAGGGCCAGCTGGAAGGCTTTCATCTGAGACTCATCCAGCCCCAGCTCCTCCATTCTCGGCCAGGCCTCTGCCTGCAGGCTGTGAAAGGGCCGTACGCTGTCCTTACATTCAGGGTTAGCCACAGATGACAGGTCATAAGTGTCATTTCTTTGCAGATAAGCTGGGGGTTGCACATCTGCATTACACTCCACGATGTACCTAGAAATATGACGGAGAGGATGACATCTTTTAACATCTATTATCTGTGCAAAGCAAAGATGTAGAGACATATCATTAATAGATTATTGTTCATATATTGCTTTTCCAAAATCAGTTTTTCTTAACAAGTCAAAATTACACACAAGCTCACAAGCAGCATGCATTAAGTAAGGATTAGTAATGGAAAACAGCACAAGAACTTGAGAATTGATCTCCAAAATTTCCTTTCAAAAGTTTCTATCATTTAATTAACattggttttctttttattatgttttaatgtattgtgtaaagcactttgaattgtccattttatttaattgactttttttttttaaccaactttccttgatatataaaaataccaaagttgCTGGTAAGTCCCATGTTGCAGCTCTGAAGTGAACACAGTTTAATGTTTGAGCTAATGAGTCACAAGAGAAATGTCTGGGAGACAGATGGCCAACAAAATGTTTCATGGAATACATTACTTTGTGGTGGCTGCAGAAGGGCACTGGGAGTGCAGATAATAACAGAACTTTTGAACTCATCCATGCGTGATAGCTTTTTGGGAATACCATAACGATATAATTAGATATAATTAACTCATGGCAATTAAGAGTGTGATGGCTGAACCTGCTTTGTACCATTTCTTCCCCCACTGCCCTTTGAAATACATGTGAACTCCTGTTGAAAGTACTGTGGGATTATATAAAATCTATTACCTtgacagtaaaatattaaactcctccacagcacacagacaaacacacaaacacaattgcATACCTCTGAAAGGGTAGctcatcctctctctgctcctttAGGCCATCTAGAACATACCGATAGGCCTCGAAGTAGGCAGTGGTCTCTACCATCAGGAACAACTGATCTTTCTGTGGGATTAAACCAGTTTATTTGTCATATATTTGTTATATAGAAAACAATAAATGCCCTCCACCCATCACCCACTGCATCCATGCAAGCAACAATGCAATTTAATAATATGATTGCCTTCTAAATACACTCAGTGGTCAGTTTATTAGTAAACCTAGCTATAGGTAATAATGCAACAGCCTGCtaaagttcagtttttgtttttttttgtcaaaactgtttgaaagaggtgttgattcaactttatggtcattttggaggctgtagtttgtgggactgttgaattatattttataataattacaGTATTGTATTatacagaggaaaaacaaactgttagAAACAGTTTTCAATATTTTAGCATGGTGTACCTAAAAACTGGAAACTCCATGTACATTTCTGATAAAGATTTTGGAGATTAAGCGGCTGAAATCAGATGGTAACAATATGTATTTTCAGCAACCGCATGCATTCTGCCCTTGTCACTAACCACAGTGTGTTGACCCACCTGAATTCGGGCCAATTTGATTCTGCTCTCTTCAGTAAAGATAATCTGGACCTGTCCCATCTGCAGGTCTGCGGGGTCCCGATCTGACACTGTGGCAAACAGGAAGCTCTCAAAATTATCACACGACAGGCAGACCAGGGAACCGTAGATCAGCCTCTTGGAGTTCTGCCAGCGCACAAACTGTAGAAAAGATGGAGAAAGTTATATACATTATTAAATATACCTTAATATTAGCCAAATTTAGCAAAATACTAGCATCTCCTAAAATGTCAATTCAACAATATCTCATTTTATAACACAAAAAGTTTTCAATGTGGAATTAATCTAATGTTATATAAAGATAAGTTGTGACAAACATCTAATTCCATCCAATGGCTAACCTTAAGTGGCTGAATGTCAAACTGGACGGTGTAGGCGAGGCCAGCATGTGTGCACCTGGGTACCACCAGTCGTGTGTCAAAATATACTCGGATATCATCAAAGCGCCTTGTCTTCAGTGGTTTATCACTCCTCCCCATGTCCATTTGGTTCTGAAGCAATTGCTGGATCCCCTCACGGAGTGGCCTCACAAAGTCCTCTCTCAGCAGTCGGAAGTGTGTGTCGAGGTAAAGGTGGGTGCTTGTGTAGCGCTGAGAGGTGAGGTTGGGTCTAAGAAAGGGCCTGTGGTTCTGATGAAACTCCTCAGGGGTTGGGTAGATGGGTATGGTCCTGAAATCCTGATGCTCTTCTCCACCTGGGTTAGTAGTAGTGGGAGTTTCAGTTGTACTTACATATCTATAAAACTATGTGagaattttgtacaaacatctACAGTGTTTGGTTAAGGGCAGgataacaaaacatttgaagaccaGCACTTCAGTAAAAATATCCATAAGAGGCCATTACCTGGGTTATCTCCACCGGTGTTTAGGAGGGCATAGGTGTCCCTGCCTGAGCGGAGGGTACCATCCCTGGATCTCTCCTGGAGGTGATTGACTAGACCCTGAAGACTCTCCATGTTCTCCTCCACTTGAGCCGGGATGTCCACTCCTGATGCCCTCAGGGTGTTGATGGAGTTTGGGACCAGTGTCAGTAACAAACTCACAGCCTGGACCGAGCTAGCAGGGAAGATGTTGAGCACCTAATAACATATTGAGGATAATTAAAGTGTAGGGAGTTTAACACTTTGAACAGTTCTGTTAAAAACAGTTAACAGAAAGAAGCACAATAAGGctaaaataatgcatttgtagAAGTTTATTTAAGGACCTGAAAACTGATTTTCTTACTATAAGCAATAGAGCACTAGAGGAACAAGTTTTCAAGTAAGTAAGCTTTCTGTTAATATTTGAACAGTTATGGTTATTtccatatttgtgtttttgtgagtgtttttatcTCTGGTTTGAAGTGTGGAGGGCTAAATCTGACCCAACCACACCTACACAGTCTTGACAAAGCTTTTGAGCAAGaaactcttaataaataataactaagTATGGGTTTTGACATCAGGGTCTTCAGCAGGGTGgaaatgataaaaacagattGTTTACACCTGGTGCCCTAGGAAATAAATTATATTGCATCACATTATTTATtgcaaattttcatttttccttatactttgattgttgcttatttagtctTGAATATTAAATGTTATGGAGAAATACTTAAAATGCAGCTCAACTGCTGTTGAAAGAACTAAAAAACTAAGCTTTTATCAGAGACAACTCTTCTGGGTCTACTCAATTACTTTTGTGCAGGGGATTTTTCATATATTCCTTCATTTATCCTTAAGCTGAATTTACTGACTGATATggtctttcattcatttcttccTGTCTTTACCTCTGAGAGAATCACCAGGATGTTTTCCAGATACTGTGGGTACTGTGCCCTGTGGACAGGGTTGAACTCGTACACCATGCTTGTCAGATAGTGGGGCAGGGTAGTGCGAATGAACCCTGAATCTTTTATGATGCCAGCCAGGTGCTGCAGGGTGCCTCTGTCTGAGCGTGATTTGAAGGCTTTACTCAGCACCAGGCTGAGGAGTTCGACAAGTTCCCGCTTCATGTTTGTCTCACGTAGTACATCATGTAAGGCAGGGTTAGTGGACAGGGTGATGGCCACTACAGAAGGGTCTTTTTCAGAGAGTTCTTCCAGTGTTTTATAGCCCAGTCTACGGCCTTGTGGAGGCCCGACTCTGCCTACAGAAACTGATCTCCCTCCATTCCCCTCTTGTCTTTCTCCCACACCGTCTCTTCTCTCACCGCCTCTACCTCCTCTTCTGTCCACACTATGcccccctctccttcctctaGCTGCACCTTGCTCTCCATTTCTCCCTGccccacctctccctctctctgcccctTCCCCTCCATTtccgcctcctcctctccctcctcctctccctctgcctccccTTCCTACATCCCTTCCACCCCCTCTCCCTAAGTCTGCTGCTCCACCACCTCCTCGTCCTCTGCCTCGCACCccttcacctccacctccacctcctcttcctccacccatctcctccctgcctcctcttcctgcacctctttctcctcctctccctaggtctgctccacctcctcttcttctccctctcccacGCAtcccttcacctcctcctcctcctcctcctcctcctcctctttgtccaTTTGTTTCCTCCCTTTCACTTTGACTACTCCCACGACTTTGTGTTCTTCTGCCCTCTGTTCCTCTCCCCCTGTCTCCCTGTGCACCTCCCCGTCTTCTCCCTCTGCCTTCACGGGCGTTATCATTTTGGCCATTGCCAGGATCTGGGGAGAAAAGCAACATTCACATAAGGAGACCTTGAAAATTGTACAGATTTGTACCCATGTTTTTAACTGACTGACTCTCATACTGTATAGTTACCATTAGGTCCTCTTCTCCCCGTCAGTCTTTCCATGGTAATACATGTGGTAGCTGTTGAAATTTAAGATGGTAACACAGATGATTTCTAGTTGGCAAGAAATTAGAAAGTGtatgtaaaaataacacatttgagCATAATTACACAGGAACTTTTAATTCAAGACCACTAAGACTGTCAGCATAAATTATGTTTCACTCCTGATAAATGGTTACACTTTCACTATTATGCAGTGTGTTCTTATCATGCCCCCCCCCAGCCGTCCGCCCCGCCCCCTTTATTATCTGTATGATTTGCGTGGTCACAGGAGTGCCGAAGTCAGCCAAGAGGAGATGATCTCATTGTTTATGGCTTCTCAGGAAATTAGAGCAACTACTTTGCTCGCCTGTCTCTTCGCTCTCAAGAGAAAGCCTGTACTGTTATTTTGTGTGATATGTATTTGAATTCCCATTGTGGTAAGGGAACACTACGTTTGAACTACTCTTGACTGTAGTGTGACATTTTCGCTAGATTCTAATGAATCTTTGATTGAGAGTGCACTTTACTTGCAATTGCAATGACATAATCCAAATGAAGAGTGTGCCCTCTACTGGATGCACGAAGGACCTGCATGGGAGTGTAGGTTTCCTTTCAGCAGAAATCGGATGAGCGCTTCTAACCACAATATTTCTTTAGATGCGGAATTGCTGAAATGCCCTCGGGGTGTTACAGGTACTTTTCCAACAAGCTGACAATTGTGCAGTGTATTCTGTAGCTCAGTTTCGATAGGCTACTCCATAACACTTCTAGCCAATGCATGTCTTATACTGACCAGTGAGGTCTGTCCGCCCCATCCTCACTCCTATattctatatattatatatacatatatatttttaaatcgATTTAGCTGGCTGCCTCTGCCTTTCACTCTTTCCCCGAGAATAAcatacagaaagaaagagagctCTTACCCAGATTGAAGTCCACTGGACATTAAATAGTCtatataaagctttaaaaatgcatatttgttgttattatcGCTAATACATCCGGCTCAGTCTAGTTTCGGCTTTGCTGTTGCTGCTCGCAGGCTCTGGCT includes these proteins:
- the znfx1 gene encoding NFX1-type zinc finger-containing protein 1 gives rise to the protein MERLTGRRGPNDPGNGQNDNAREGRGRRRGGAQGDRGRGTEGRRTQSRGSSQSEREETNGQRGGGGGGGGGGEGMRGRGRRRGGGADLGRGGERGAGRGGREEMGGGRGGGGGGEGVRGRGRGGGGAADLGRGGGRDVGRGGRGRGGGRGGGGNGGEGAERGRGGAGRNGEQGAARGRRGGHSVDRRGGRGGERRDGVGERQEGNGGRSVSVGRVGPPQGRRLGYKTLEELSEKDPSVVAITLSTNPALHDVLRETNMKRELVELLSLVLSKAFKSRSDRGTLQHLAGIIKDSGFIRTTLPHYLTSMVYEFNPVHRAQYPQYLENILVILSEVLNIFPASSVQAVSLLLTLVPNSINTLRASGVDIPAQVEENMESLQGLVNHLQERSRDGTLRSGRDTYALLNTGGDNPGGEEHQDFRTIPIYPTPEEFHQNHRPFLRPNLTSQRYTSTHLYLDTHFRLLREDFVRPLREGIQQLLQNQMDMGRSDKPLKTRRFDDIRVYFDTRLVVPRCTHAGLAYTVQFDIQPLKFVRWQNSKRLIYGSLVCLSCDNFESFLFATVSDRDPADLQMGQVQIIFTEESRIKLARIQKDQLFLMVETTAYFEAYRYVLDGLKEQREDELPFQRYIVECNADVQPPAYLQRNDTYDLSSVANPECKDSVRPFHSLQAEAWPRMEELGLDESQMKAFQLALTKELAILQGPPGTGKTYVGLKIAQALLTNRDLWRNRYGNSPMLVVCYTNHALDQFLEGIHKFLPTGIVRVGGRSNSEVLKRFNLRELMHSHDFRRTLPPYLRGAFNEIYKQLCQEEREIQNQSVKLECSLKGILRETFLQRFISDRHWNSLQEPLMEDGFETRNKKPSLIMEWLGLGSTAFLQRETESANDDIAAEEPMEQEEEDLIEIAEEADLIQAERIIDDNIVPRGGRDGRKREVMEDTVREVQELMLAMNLDKSEIKAEQSEQGWEIQREQKRKIKSKIKKELGKTTAMTDEEEENVLDIWTLNSPDRWRLYRLWVARYRVELRTRALESEQAYQSAVDRLADVKRHESLCLLKEATVIGMTTTGAAKFRKTLQEVRPSLVIVEEAAEVLEAHTITTLSEACQHLILIGDHQQLRPSATVYELAKNFNLEMSMFERLVRMGLPFVRLNYQHRMRPDIARLLTPHIYSELENHPSVLVYDDIKGLNSNLFFVEHNNPEEEIKDGRSHQNQHEAKFVVALCRYLLFQDYKPEQITILTTYTGQLHCLRLRNLMPAKQFSGVKVHVVDKYQGEENDIVLLSLVRSNRQGKVGFLNIPNRVCVALSRAKKGLYCIGNSAMLGQVKLWSNIFHTLREKDQVGKALTLCCQNHPNRQVKAYCADDFQQAPEGGCTQPCEFRLDCGHVCSRVCHPYDPEHKEYKCGKKCQKILCDLGHRCTLVCYKKCPEKCPVKVEKIIPQCQHKQMVPCHQDPQTFACQEPCQKMLRCGHPCDSTCGEPCTNMCKVKVTVKLRCGHRQQDACFYNTQEEGPECRTPCEHQLQCGHACRGTCGKCYQGRFHYPCLHQCERLLICSHKCREPCTRDCPPCRRQCENFCIHSKCMKPCGQPCAPCIEPCAWQCPHQRCSKLCYEPCDRPPCTQPCAETLDCGHPCIGLCGDKCPSKCRICDNDEVTEIFFGTEDDPEAHFIELEDCRHIIEYTAMDIYMGLDDNEQANGEEKVAIKLKECPKCRTPIRKNLRYGSHINRSLAEIEMVKEKIIGNQEDIKKHKKALQKQWKDNLDMCGMQKEYMNIQKRLETRYLTANDLWVVENKMDFLIRVAKLLKIKNEKMSFLQGYKFEKTVEEFVHWLNSYQQKFTDQQVFDLQRELRRLTLLAEFNARCHMASERRQSDKIQSEVQTIKKVLEKLGQFTEQDEERVKDIMKELNQKIPLTGLGISEEERKMIVSAIKLPPGHWHKCPNGHVYLITDCGGAMERRTCPDCDATIGGANHRLASGNQVASEMDGAQHPAWSEANNLLNFDPLDL